One region of Triticum aestivum cultivar Chinese Spring chromosome 6B, IWGSC CS RefSeq v2.1, whole genome shotgun sequence genomic DNA includes:
- the LOC123138299 gene encoding phospholipase A1-II 6 yields the protein MAFAFVRPRVGGASFKKRFRVYHALRVRIARDIMSRYSKLLYHTMGSELAIDIGTSPYLRASLSGLFLLFGSRKFQLARVYSRGIYVIRCCDHEKKYAVQRGSSCILLCGML from the exons ATGGCGTTTGCGTTTGTTAGGCCGCGCGTGGGCGGTGCCAGCTTTAAGAAGCGGTTCCGCGTCTACCACGCCCTCCGTGTCCGCATCGCCCGGGACATCATGTCCAGGTACTCGAAGCTGTTgtaccacaccatggggtccgagTTGGCCATCGACATCGGCACGTCGCCATACCTGAGGGCGTCGCTGTCCGGTTTATTTTTGCTGTTCGGATCCCGCAAG TTTCAGTTGGCGCGGGTGTACAGCAGAGGTATATATGTGATAAGGTGCTGTGATCATGAGAAAAA GTATGCCGTACAGAGGGGATCAAGCTGTATATTGCTATGTGGAATGCTTTGA